The DNA segment ATTCGCTGGTTGTGGTTGGGTGCTTTCATAACGGCGCTTGGTGGCTTCCTGGCGGTGAGTGACAAACGCTACCGTATCCGCGAACGGGCAACCGAGCCAAAAGCAAAACTTGCCGACAGCGGCTCTCTTGTCGCGAACCCGGTGATGACTTCTGTTACAACACCGGTGACAACGTCGGAGGCTCGGTCTTGATGAAGCGGGTCTTGTTGTTTTTGCCGTTGTTAGTGGCTCTTGTTTTAGGCGTATTGCTGTTTTCGGGCATCGGTAAAGATCCGACAAAGCTGGATTCAGCCCTGGTCGGTAAAGCCATGCCGGAGTTCGCTCTTGAGGACCTGCACCAGCCAGAGGTGCAAGTCAGTCAGCAGGTGTTTCAGGGCGAGCCCAGCTTATTGAATGTGTGGGGCACCTGGTGCCCGTCGTGTCGCGACGAGCATGCTGACTTGATGTGGCTGGCCAAAAACGAAGGCGTGCCCATTGTGGGGCTGAACTACAAAGACCAGCGTGCCGAGGCCAAAGCATGGTTAGAACGCCTGGGCGACCCCTACAGCGCCAGTGTTTATGATCCCAAAGGCAGCTTGGGCTTCGATCTGGGTGTGTATGGCGCTCCGGAAACGTTTGTAATTGGTGCTGACGGCACGGTGCTGCATCGCCACGTGGGCGTGGTGAATAAGCAGGTGTGGGAAGAGACATTACGGCCTATTTTGAACCAGGCGGGAGGTCAGTACTGATGACCATTTTCAAGCTTTTTAGCCGCTTTGCACCGGCGTGGGTGTCGGCCCTGCTGATTGTTCTGGCACTGCCGGTTCATGCGGTAGTGCGCGACGTTTATAATTTTGATACTGAGGAAAAACAGCAGCGGTACCAGGTCATGATCACCGAGCTGCGCTGCCCCAAGTGCCAGAACCAGAACATTGCCGACTCTAACTCGCCGATTTCCGAAGACATGCGTGACGAGGTCTATCGGATGATGACAGGCGGCGCCAGCGACGTAGAAATTATGGATTCGCTGGTGGGCCGGTTTGGCGAGTTTATCCGCTACAAGCCCTTAGTAGAAAAACGTACCCTGCTGTTATGGGCAACACCGGCCATTTCAGTGTTAGGCGGTCTTTTAATTGTGGGTGGTATTGTTTTACGTTCGCGCCGCACCAACGAGATTGACAGTGAGCTGAGCGCCGAGGAACGGGCGCGGGTGGAGAAAATTATGGATGGGCACAACGGCAAATCAGATTCACAGGCGTAACGCCCAGAACAAACCGCAATCACATTTAACGATTTTCTC comes from the Marinobacter psychrophilus genome and includes:
- a CDS encoding DsbE family thiol:disulfide interchange protein, whose translation is MKRVLLFLPLLVALVLGVLLFSGIGKDPTKLDSALVGKAMPEFALEDLHQPEVQVSQQVFQGEPSLLNVWGTWCPSCRDEHADLMWLAKNEGVPIVGLNYKDQRAEAKAWLERLGDPYSASVYDPKGSLGFDLGVYGAPETFVIGADGTVLHRHVGVVNKQVWEETLRPILNQAGGQY
- a CDS encoding cytochrome c-type biogenesis protein, with the translated sequence MTIFKLFSRFAPAWVSALLIVLALPVHAVVRDVYNFDTEEKQQRYQVMITELRCPKCQNQNIADSNSPISEDMRDEVYRMMTGGASDVEIMDSLVGRFGEFIRYKPLVEKRTLLLWATPAISVLGGLLIVGGIVLRSRRTNEIDSELSAEERARVEKIMDGHNGKSDSQA